The Ischnura elegans chromosome 1, ioIscEleg1.1, whole genome shotgun sequence genome contains a region encoding:
- the LOC124157261 gene encoding surfeit locus protein 1: MANLSCRTALIIFKESRLYSKTPKCYRGNGNTLQKEIQCISKVYLQIRTCSMSARVSEAGNRNKNIGPMGWFLLAIPVSTFLLGTWQVKRRKWKLKLIDELRSKTTAEPIALPEAIEELKDMEYRPVKVRGTFLHDRELLMGPRSFIADQGQTRESSVFSASQGQVGWLVITPFQLSDRNLTILVNRGWVPSKFKHAETRMEGQIDGEVELIGIVRAHEQRGPFMPRNNLRSNSWFYRNLDEMSHVTGSDPIYIDAKSSSTVKGGPIGGQTYVSLRNEHLSYIFTWYTLSAVTGYLWHRLYILRKPLL; encoded by the exons ATGGCCAACTTAAGCTGCCGTACCGCGCTAATTATATTCAAAGAATCACGCCTATATTCGAAAACACCGAAGTGTTATCGCGGCAAT GGCAATACTTTACAAAAAGAAATCCAGTGCATCTCAAAGGTATATCTTCAAATCCGGACTTGCTCTATGTCTGCGCGAGTCAGTGAAGCAGGCAACAGGAATAAAAATATAGGTCCTATGGGATGGTTTTTATTG GCCATTCCAGTTTCAACTTTCCTTCTTGGAACCTGGCAAGTAAAGCGGCGCAAGTGGAAGTTAAAGCTAATTGATGAATTACGGTCTAAGACGACCGCCGAACCCATTGCGCTACCTGAGGC GATTGAAGAGCTGAAAGATATGGAGTATCGCCCGGTCAAGGTCCGGGGAACTTTTCTTCATGACAGGGAGCTTCTTATGGGACCAAGGTCTTTCATAGCTGATCAGGGCCAAACCAGGGAATCATCCGTATTTTCTGCCTCCCAGGGACAAGTGGGATGGCTGGTGATTACACCTTTTCAACTGAGTGACAGGAA tttaactatattagtgaaccGAGGATGGGTACCATCCAAGTTTAAGCATGCTGAGACTCGCATGGAAGGTCAAATAGATGGAGAAGTGGAACTGATAGGGATTGTACGTGCTCATGAGCAGAGAGGACCATTTATGCCCCGTAACAATCTTCGGTCAAATTCTTGGTTCTACCG GAATTTGGATGAAATGTCTCATGTAACTGGTAGTGATCCCATTTATATTGATGCCAAATCTTCAAGTACAGTGAAAGGAGGGCCAATTGGTGGGCAGACTTATGTATCCCTGAGGAATGAGCACCTTTCATATATTTTCACATG
- the LOC124157272 gene encoding prefoldin subunit 6, whose translation MAEEVQRKMQLELDKFKQLQKDYQRAVSIRQQLDGQLSENSVVKDELDMLKPGAEVFKLIGPVLVKQSLEEAKQTVSKRMDYIKGELKRQEDLLQDLDRKQDLHRESLNKLQQQFQHMQVKAAMKA comes from the exons ATGGCCGAGGAGGTACAGAGGAAAATGCAGTTAGAATTGGATAAATTCAAGCAACTTCAAAAAG ATTACCAGCGCGCTGTTTCTATTCGGCAGCAGCTGGATggacaactcagtgaaaactcaGTAGTTAAAGAT GAATTAGATATGCTGAAGCCCGGTGCAGAAGTATTCAAGCTAATTGGACCCGTCTTAGTCAAGCAAAGTTTAGAGGAAGCGAAACAAACTGTCTCTAAGCGAATGGACTACATAAAAGGAGAGCT GAAAAGACAAGAGGATCTATTACAAGATCTAGACAGGAAGCAAGACTTACATCGAGAGTCACTGAATAAGCTCCAGCAGCAATTCCAACACATGCAAGTGAAAGCTGCTATGAAGGCGTGA